A region of Thiofilum sp. DNA encodes the following proteins:
- a CDS encoding DUF2239 family protein: MSHHSQWIAFAQGECLAKGAPSEVASAIKRFNDAEPTASILVFDAVSSGPVEIDLRGTVEEVLARLAPHSVPETRSVGRPKLGVVAKEITLLPRHWEWLASQSGGASVALRKLVEQAMRANSESEQIRKAQEATYLFIQAIAGNEVAYEEATRALFASDLAGFNSHMATWPQAIREHALHLAHGATS, encoded by the coding sequence ATGTCTCATCATTCACAGTGGATAGCCTTTGCTCAGGGCGAATGTTTGGCTAAGGGTGCACCTTCTGAGGTGGCTAGTGCTATTAAACGCTTTAATGATGCTGAGCCTACCGCTAGTATTTTGGTCTTTGATGCAGTGAGTAGCGGCCCCGTCGAGATTGATTTGCGCGGTACAGTCGAGGAAGTATTGGCGCGATTAGCCCCCCATTCTGTTCCTGAAACACGTTCAGTAGGTCGTCCTAAACTCGGTGTGGTGGCTAAAGAAATCACCTTATTACCACGACATTGGGAATGGCTAGCCAGTCAGTCGGGGGGGGCTTCGGTAGCATTGCGTAAATTGGTCGAGCAAGCCATGCGAGCTAATAGTGAGAGTGAGCAAATACGCAAAGCGCAAGAGGCAACCTATCTTTTTATACAAGCCATTGCGGGTAATGAGGTGGCTTATGAGGAAGCAACTCGCGCCTTATTTGCAAGTGATTTAGCAGGGTTTAATAGTCATATGGCGACGTGGCCGCAGGCTATTCGGGAACATGCTTTGCATTTAGCGCACGGTGCTACTTCGTAG
- a CDS encoding RNA polymerase sigma factor, translated as MDYNILIQNILAGKRADFAPLVQHFQYSLFSYLGRMGFSQAQAEELAQETFLRAWQHLGEYDAKRAEFSTWLFTIAHRLALNELDRASTRLETPLDENFEPASPSTSPTEQLEYSEQQRLVQSALLKLPVPERSIIALAYTQGLDMKTLAKIENCTEAAIKVRLHRAKEHLRALLESA; from the coding sequence TTGGACTATAACATCCTGATTCAAAACATATTAGCGGGTAAACGGGCTGACTTTGCGCCCTTAGTGCAGCATTTTCAGTACAGTTTGTTTAGCTATTTGGGGCGAATGGGATTTTCCCAAGCACAAGCTGAAGAGCTAGCCCAAGAAACTTTTTTACGCGCATGGCAACACTTAGGCGAATACGATGCTAAACGTGCTGAATTTTCTACATGGCTATTCACTATTGCGCATCGGTTAGCATTGAATGAATTAGATCGTGCCTCGACTCGGCTTGAAACACCGCTAGATGAAAACTTTGAGCCAGCCAGTCCAAGTACTTCACCTACTGAACAATTAGAGTACTCTGAACAACAACGCTTAGTACAATCAGCTTTGCTCAAACTACCCGTCCCTGAGCGCAGTATCATTGCCCTCGCCTATACTCAGGGGTTAGATATGAAAACCTTAGCCAAGATCGAAAATTGCACCGAAGCTGCGATTAAAGTACGTCTACATCGTGCTAAAGAACATTTACGCGCACTATTGGAGTCCGCATGA
- the lepB gene encoding signal peptidase I — protein sequence MFATSLPITPQPRKPLFALLLSFVLPGFGQLYNGQINKALWLFLIFTLITVPLLAVIALYVPSTLMLPTLILSLIAVLVTWIYSLYDAWSTAKQKPEYLLKPWQYKSTYLLIFIVCNLIILPTLINYVRAYKVESLYIPSTSMNPTLEQGDILFADKRYNCNGCKPVERGDVAIFNYPNDRTKYYIKRVIALPNDQVELKGQEIIINGKTLLQTTTPNQQNILATEKIENATWQVLWNNTEGFSPSTFTVPAGQVFVLGDNRNQSTDSRNFGMVPMPDIVGKAKQLWYAKDWSRLGQVIH from the coding sequence ATGTTTGCCACTAGCCTACCCATCACACCTCAACCGCGCAAACCCCTATTTGCTTTATTACTATCATTCGTACTCCCCGGATTCGGTCAACTGTATAATGGACAAATCAATAAAGCATTATGGTTATTTTTAATCTTTACTTTGATTACTGTTCCACTATTAGCTGTTATCGCGCTCTATGTACCTAGTACCTTAATGCTACCTACATTAATATTGAGTCTAATCGCAGTTTTAGTGACTTGGATTTATAGCCTATATGATGCTTGGAGCACTGCTAAGCAAAAACCTGAATACTTATTAAAACCTTGGCAATATAAAAGTACCTATCTGCTCATTTTCATTGTGTGCAATTTAATTATCTTACCTACTCTGATTAATTACGTTCGTGCTTATAAAGTAGAATCACTTTATATACCCTCCACCAGTATGAACCCTACTTTAGAGCAAGGTGATATTCTCTTTGCGGATAAACGCTATAATTGCAATGGCTGCAAACCCGTCGAGCGCGGTGATGTAGCGATTTTCAATTATCCTAATGATCGCACTAAGTACTATATTAAGCGCGTAATTGCCTTACCTAATGATCAAGTTGAACTTAAGGGGCAAGAGATTATTATTAATGGTAAAACACTATTGCAAACTACTACTCCTAATCAACAAAACATATTAGCTACTGAAAAAATAGAAAATGCTACTTGGCAAGTGCTTTGGAATAATACTGAAGGTTTTTCCCCTAGTACCTTTACTGTCCCAGCAGGACAAGTATTTGTATTAGGGGATAACCGCAATCAAAGTACCGATTCGCGTAATTTTGGTATGGTTCCTATGCCCGATATAGTCGGTAAAGCTAAACAACTATGGTATGCCAAAGACTGGAGTCGTTTAGGCCAAGTGATTCATTAA
- a CDS encoding lipocalin family protein produces the protein MILKPILKVLFFGAIAWLMTACVSVPSGVTPVQNFDAKRYLGKWYEIVRLDNRFERGLERVSAEYSLRPDGQIRVINRGFNTTTQQWSQIEGRAKFVSSPNVGQLKVSFFGPFYAGYNIVELDPNYQYALVVGNNFKYLWILSRSPTLDPAIKTQLVAKARALGFATDQLIWVKH, from the coding sequence ATGATACTAAAACCGATACTTAAAGTACTATTCTTCGGCGCAATAGCTTGGTTAATGACGGCCTGTGTGAGTGTGCCAAGTGGCGTCACTCCAGTACAAAACTTTGATGCTAAGCGCTATTTAGGTAAGTGGTATGAGATTGTACGCCTCGATAATCGTTTTGAGCGGGGTCTAGAGCGCGTAAGTGCAGAATATAGTTTGCGCCCTGATGGTCAAATCAGAGTAATCAATCGAGGCTTTAATACCACTACTCAACAATGGTCACAAATAGAAGGGCGAGCAAAGTTTGTATCTAGTCCCAACGTTGGTCAATTAAAAGTCTCGTTTTTTGGGCCTTTTTATGCGGGTTATAATATTGTCGAGCTAGACCCTAATTATCAATATGCGCTAGTAGTGGGGAATAATTTTAAGTACTTGTGGATATTGTCACGTAGTCCTACCTTAGACCCTGCTATTAAAACTCAATTGGTTGCAAAAGCTCGTGCTTTAGGTTTTGCAACCGATCAATTAATTTGGGTCAAGCATTAA
- the purT gene encoding formate-dependent phosphoribosylglycinamide formyltransferase encodes MRIGTPLSPSATKVMLLGSGELGKEVIISLQRLGVEVIAVDRYPHAPGHQVAHRFYSINMADPQALRALVEKERPHLIVPEIEAIATDELAAIEQEGLAEVIPTARAAQLTMNREGIRRLAAETLGLPTSQYFFASSLEEMRQAVEAVGYPCFVKPVMSSSGKGQSMIKTADEIEAAWSYALSAGRVNHGRVIVEACIHFDYEITLLTVRALGANGAIETHFCNPIGHRQVQGDYVESWQTQPMSDLALAKAQDIAAKITGNLGGRGLFGVELFVKGDEVWFSEVSPRPHDTGLVTLATQYQSEFELHARAILGLPVNTAMHSTGASAVIYGAMEAEGIAFEGVDEALRVPNTDLRLFGKPEAFERRRMGVALARAATTEEARHNATLAASKVKPVAA; translated from the coding sequence ATGCGTATTGGAACCCCACTTTCACCCTCAGCTACCAAGGTAATGCTATTAGGTAGCGGTGAACTCGGTAAAGAAGTGATTATTTCATTGCAACGTTTAGGGGTAGAGGTGATTGCAGTTGATCGCTATCCCCATGCACCGGGGCATCAAGTGGCGCATCGTTTTTACAGTATTAATATGGCAGACCCACAAGCACTACGCGCTCTAGTGGAAAAAGAGCGCCCGCATTTAATTGTGCCTGAAATTGAAGCGATTGCTACCGATGAGTTAGCCGCGATTGAACAGGAGGGTTTAGCCGAAGTCATACCGACCGCGCGTGCCGCCCAGCTCACCATGAATCGTGAAGGTATTCGCCGCCTTGCTGCGGAAACATTAGGACTACCTACCTCTCAATACTTTTTTGCTTCTAGCCTTGAGGAAATGCGCCAAGCAGTTGAAGCCGTTGGCTATCCCTGCTTTGTAAAACCTGTAATGTCATCATCGGGCAAAGGTCAATCTATGATCAAAACAGCGGATGAAATTGAAGCAGCATGGAGCTATGCCCTATCAGCCGGACGCGTGAATCATGGTCGAGTCATTGTGGAAGCCTGTATTCATTTTGACTATGAAATCACGCTGTTAACTGTCCGTGCCTTGGGTGCTAATGGCGCGATTGAAACCCATTTTTGTAATCCTATTGGTCATCGTCAAGTGCAAGGTGATTATGTGGAAAGCTGGCAAACTCAGCCTATGAGTGACCTAGCACTCGCTAAAGCACAAGACATTGCCGCCAAAATCACTGGAAATTTAGGGGGTCGTGGTTTATTTGGAGTGGAGCTATTTGTCAAAGGCGATGAAGTATGGTTTTCAGAAGTTAGCCCACGCCCGCATGATACCGGATTAGTGACCTTAGCCACTCAATATCAAAGCGAGTTTGAATTGCATGCCCGCGCTATTTTAGGTTTGCCTGTTAATACCGCTATGCATTCAACGGGTGCGAGTGCGGTGATTTATGGTGCTATGGAGGCTGAAGGGATTGCGTTTGAAGGTGTGGATGAAGCACTGCGTGTCCCTAATACCGATTTGCGTTTATTTGGTAAACCCGAAGCCTTTGAGCGGCGGCGTATGGGTGTGGCTTTAGCAAGAGCTGCTACGACTGAAGAGGCACGACACAATGCAACTTTGGCGGCGAGTAAGGTCAAGCCTGTCGCTGCCTAA
- a CDS encoding MATE family efflux transporter, translating into MAVNIDLTQGDEKAHLIRMTLPMIGGLIAIMSMNLADTFFVGQLGTDQLAAMGFTFPVVMVMNSLAFGVGTGASSVIARAIGRQDTEWVKSYSTQAIIIALAIALVFAIVGLSTTDALFHWLGAPEPLLPLIHDYMDVWYWGSFLIVVPMVGNAGIRATGNTRLPSTIMIVVAVINLILDPIFIFGWFGMPRLELQGAALTTVVSYSIACLVSLYILKVKLKVLTWDTEWSRLVKSWRDILAVGIPAAGTNLIAPLSSAVTTWLVAQQGTHAVAGYSVGSRIEAFSLIVIMALSSIIAPFAGQNWGARKIERLQRALGLSFRFSLVWGGVLTIVLWLGAEPLAKLFTADPLAIESATRFLHLVPITFGAVGIMMMVSSTSNGVGRPIVGLILSLARLVVVYLPLAWILAQELKWGLEGIYLAIAFSNAVVGLGAWWWSSQFCKTHTQLAYSPHP; encoded by the coding sequence ATGGCAGTCAACATTGATCTCACCCAAGGGGATGAAAAAGCCCATTTAATCCGTATGACTTTGCCTATGATTGGCGGACTCATTGCGATTATGAGTATGAATCTAGCGGATACCTTCTTTGTAGGGCAATTAGGCACAGATCAACTGGCTGCGATGGGGTTTACCTTTCCGGTCGTCATGGTTATGAATAGTTTGGCTTTTGGGGTGGGGACTGGCGCTTCATCGGTGATTGCACGGGCGATTGGGCGACAAGATACCGAGTGGGTCAAAAGTTATAGCACTCAAGCGATTATTATTGCCCTAGCGATTGCATTAGTGTTTGCAATAGTAGGGTTATCGACTACTGATGCATTGTTTCACTGGCTAGGTGCGCCAGAGCCTTTATTACCCTTGATTCATGATTATATGGATGTGTGGTATTGGGGGAGCTTTTTAATTGTTGTGCCGATGGTGGGTAATGCGGGGATTCGTGCGACTGGAAATACGCGTTTGCCTAGCACCATTATGATTGTAGTGGCGGTGATCAATTTGATTCTGGACCCGATTTTTATTTTTGGTTGGTTTGGCATGCCGCGTTTAGAGTTACAAGGGGCGGCTCTAACGACGGTAGTCTCCTATTCTATCGCCTGTCTGGTATCGCTCTATATTTTAAAAGTAAAACTGAAAGTACTGACTTGGGATACGGAATGGTCACGCTTAGTGAAAAGCTGGCGCGATATTTTAGCGGTGGGTATTCCGGCAGCAGGTACTAATCTAATAGCACCCTTATCTTCAGCCGTGACGACGTGGTTAGTAGCGCAACAAGGAACCCATGCGGTGGCAGGCTATAGTGTTGGGTCACGGATTGAAGCGTTTAGTTTAATCGTGATTATGGCGCTTTCGAGTATTATCGCCCCCTTTGCAGGACAAAATTGGGGAGCACGGAAGATCGAGCGCTTGCAACGTGCCTTAGGTCTAAGTTTCCGGTTCTCGTTAGTATGGGGTGGTGTACTGACTATAGTGCTGTGGTTAGGGGCTGAACCTTTAGCTAAGCTTTTTACCGCTGACCCTTTAGCTATTGAATCTGCTACGCGCTTTTTACATCTAGTACCGATTACCTTTGGGGCAGTGGGTATTATGATGATGGTGAGTAGCACCTCTAATGGAGTGGGGCGACCTATTGTAGGATTGATCTTAAGTTTAGCACGTTTGGTTGTGGTGTATTTACCCTTGGCGTGGATTTTAGCACAAGAACTCAAGTGGGGCTTGGAGGGTATCTATCTTGCTATTGCCTTTTCTAATGCGGTGGTGGGCTTAGGGGCGTGGTGGTGGAGTAGTCAATTTTGTAAAACCCATACCCAGCTAGCCTACTCCCCTCATCCCTGA
- a CDS encoding alkene reductase: MSQLFSPLKLGRYTLTNAIAMAPMTRSRATAEGVPTDLMAEYYAQRASAGLIITEGTAPSALGKGYMNIPGLYNAEQVAGWRKVTESVHAQGGKIFVQIMHTGRVAHTSLLPNEAQPLAPSAITLSGQTFTPNGLQPYSEPRAMTEADIEQVLSEYENATRLALEAGFDGVELHAASGYLPEQFLTTGSNQRTDNYGGSVENRARFLLQALERMIKVAGAERVGIKLSPEMPFNDIRDANPQETYPYVVQQIAHLGLAYLHVALFGTTTDYHALFRPLFKSTYLYGGGLTKERAEQLLAEQKADGVVFGTLFIANPDLPERLRQNAPFNEADKSTFYGGGAKGYTDYPTLAA, encoded by the coding sequence ATGAGTCAGCTATTTTCACCATTAAAATTAGGGCGTTATACCTTAACTAATGCTATTGCTATGGCTCCTATGACGCGTTCACGCGCCACGGCTGAAGGCGTTCCTACCGATTTAATGGCAGAGTATTACGCTCAGCGAGCTAGTGCAGGGTTAATTATTACCGAAGGAACCGCTCCTTCCGCCCTTGGCAAAGGCTATATGAATATTCCCGGACTGTATAATGCGGAGCAGGTAGCGGGCTGGCGTAAGGTCACTGAGTCAGTACATGCCCAAGGCGGCAAAATTTTTGTGCAGATTATGCATACCGGACGGGTAGCACATACGTCATTACTACCCAATGAGGCTCAGCCTTTGGCTCCTTCGGCCATTACTTTAAGTGGGCAAACTTTCACACCTAATGGCTTACAACCTTATTCTGAGCCGCGTGCTATGACCGAGGCAGATATTGAGCAAGTCTTGAGTGAATATGAAAATGCCACCCGTTTAGCCTTAGAAGCAGGGTTTGACGGGGTAGAGCTGCATGCGGCTTCTGGGTATTTGCCAGAGCAGTTTTTAACAACAGGCTCGAATCAACGTACCGATAATTATGGGGGGAGTGTTGAAAATCGGGCGCGTTTTTTACTGCAAGCACTAGAGCGCATGATCAAAGTAGCCGGAGCGGAACGGGTAGGTATCAAGCTATCACCTGAAATGCCTTTTAATGATATACGCGATGCTAATCCACAAGAAACCTACCCTTATGTGGTGCAACAAATTGCACACTTAGGCTTAGCTTATTTGCATGTGGCACTTTTTGGCACTACAACCGATTATCATGCTTTATTCCGTCCCTTATTTAAGTCGACCTATTTATATGGCGGTGGTCTGACTAAAGAGCGTGCAGAGCAGTTATTAGCCGAGCAAAAAGCGGATGGGGTAGTGTTTGGTACTTTATTTATTGCTAATCCTGATCTACCTGAGCGCTTGCGCCAAAATGCTCCTTTCAATGAAGCCGATAAAAGTACTTTTTACGGGGGTGGTGCTAAAGGCTATACTGATTATCCTACCTTAGCTGCCTAA
- a CDS encoding LysR family transcriptional regulator, with amino-acid sequence MNYLENLRTFVAVVDLGTLTQAADQLYIAKSAVSRRMAELEEHLGVQLFHRTTRAMTLTPEGQQFYERSRGILDAVFEAENEVKSAKQHLKGKFKITAPLTFGLEHLSPLLNAFLCEHPDLELDLDFSDRQVDVIEEGFDLALRIGHLEDSNLKAKVLSPIRRVLCASPDYLARHGEPHTIEQLSTHPLLHYTLAPLRHTLFYRDEQGNNSPIPMPIRLAANNGSFLMQAAIAGQGITFLPTFIVYKALEAGQLKIVLPDHAWEQAQLYALYPPTRHLAQRVRRLIDFLQQQCTSEPYWDQCLKQQT; translated from the coding sequence TTGAACTACCTCGAAAACTTACGCACCTTTGTAGCAGTGGTTGATCTAGGCACACTCACTCAGGCAGCAGATCAACTATATATTGCTAAATCGGCTGTCAGTCGGCGCATGGCTGAGCTAGAGGAACATTTGGGCGTGCAACTCTTTCATCGTACCACCCGTGCTATGACTTTAACGCCAGAAGGGCAACAGTTTTATGAGCGCAGCCGAGGCATTTTAGATGCCGTTTTTGAGGCAGAAAATGAGGTCAAATCCGCTAAACAACACTTAAAAGGTAAATTTAAAATCACCGCCCCTCTCACCTTTGGTCTAGAACATCTTAGCCCTTTACTTAATGCCTTTTTATGTGAACATCCTGACTTAGAATTAGATCTGGATTTTAGTGATCGACAAGTGGATGTGATTGAGGAAGGGTTTGATTTAGCCTTACGTATTGGTCACTTAGAGGACTCTAATCTTAAAGCTAAAGTGCTGTCTCCGATTCGACGCGTTTTATGTGCTAGTCCTGATTATTTAGCGCGTCATGGTGAACCTCATACTATCGAACAGTTGAGTACTCATCCATTACTGCATTATACCCTTGCACCTTTGCGTCATACGTTGTTTTATCGTGATGAGCAAGGTAATAACTCCCCCATTCCTATGCCAATACGCCTAGCGGCTAATAATGGCTCTTTTCTTATGCAAGCCGCGATAGCGGGGCAAGGTATTACTTTTTTACCCACCTTTATTGTGTATAAAGCACTGGAGGCGGGGCAATTAAAAATAGTACTACCCGATCATGCTTGGGAACAGGCACAGCTTTATGCCCTATATCCCCCGACCCGTCACTTAGCGCAACGAGTCAGGCGTTTAATTGATTTCCTACAACAACAGTGCACCAGTGAACCTTATTGGGATCAGTGCCTTAAGCAACAAACCTAA
- a CDS encoding pirin family protein, with product MIEVRSASKRGVAEHGWLSSRHTFSFGHYYDPDQVGFSDLLVINDDRVQPARGFGTHGHRDMEIFSYVLEGALAHKDSMGTGSVIQPGDVQMMSAGRGIQHSEFNHSPHELVHFLQIWIVPNRKSVEPRYQQVHFPESEKRGQFRLIISPEGEQGSLSVYQDTRVYAGLLDGAEQSTLNLAPNRYAYIHVARGSVEVNGIKLNAGDGARVREETALAFSNGNKAEVLVFDLRPQELPKMI from the coding sequence ATGATTGAAGTGAGATCTGCCTCAAAACGCGGTGTTGCCGAGCACGGTTGGTTAAGTTCACGCCATACTTTTTCCTTTGGTCATTATTATGATCCTGATCAAGTAGGGTTCTCGGATTTACTGGTGATTAATGATGATCGTGTACAACCTGCGCGGGGTTTCGGTACTCATGGTCATCGTGATATGGAAATTTTTTCCTATGTACTCGAAGGTGCATTAGCCCATAAAGACTCGATGGGGACGGGTTCAGTTATCCAGCCGGGCGATGTGCAAATGATGAGCGCGGGACGGGGTATTCAACACAGTGAATTTAATCATTCACCCCATGAGTTGGTACATTTTCTGCAAATTTGGATTGTACCGAATCGTAAAAGTGTCGAACCCCGTTATCAGCAGGTGCATTTTCCAGAGAGTGAAAAACGCGGTCAGTTCCGCCTGATTATTTCACCTGAAGGTGAGCAGGGTTCTTTATCGGTGTACCAAGATACTCGCGTTTATGCTGGATTATTGGATGGCGCGGAGCAAAGCACGCTGAATTTAGCGCCTAATCGCTATGCATATATTCATGTGGCTCGCGGTTCAGTAGAGGTCAATGGCATAAAACTCAATGCGGGTGATGGTGCACGAGTACGTGAAGAAACCGCCTTAGCGTTTAGCAACGGCAATAAAGCCGAAGTATTAGTCTTTGATTTACGCCCACAAGAACTACCGAAAATGATTTGA
- a CDS encoding sugar ABC transporter substrate-binding protein yields MKLNRLITSLLGGLLLSATVSTHAATELVVATVNNGHMIEMQKLSPKFEAANPDIKLKWVTLEEGVLRQRVTTDIATKGGQFDIMTIGMYEAPIWGKKGWLQELKFDDSYKVDDLLPAIRDGLSVDGKLYAAPFYGESSMLMYRADLVKEAGMEMPSNPTWEHVAQVAAKIHNADKGVYGICLRGKPGWGDNMAFLSTLVNTYGGQWFNMEWQPQLETQPWKDAITFYVDLLNKYGPPGSSANSFNEILALYNEGKCGMWVDATIAASFISDPKQSKVSDKVAFAQAPTAKTPKGANWLWAWSLAIPASSTKADAAQKFVQWATSQDYINLVGKEVGWGNVPTGTRQSTYDNADFKAAAKFADAELAAIKSANPHDSTLEKSPYVGVQFAAIPEFQAIGIAVGQQMSSALAGKVSVDEALKNGQNSADREMRKAGYYK; encoded by the coding sequence ATGAAACTGAATCGTCTTATAACGTCCCTGCTAGGCGGTCTATTACTATCCGCTACTGTGTCCACTCACGCTGCGACCGAACTCGTTGTTGCCACCGTAAATAACGGTCATATGATTGAGATGCAAAAGCTCAGTCCTAAATTTGAAGCAGCTAATCCTGATATTAAACTCAAATGGGTCACCTTAGAGGAAGGTGTGTTACGCCAACGCGTTACTACCGATATAGCTACTAAAGGCGGTCAGTTCGATATTATGACCATCGGTATGTATGAAGCACCGATTTGGGGTAAGAAAGGCTGGCTACAAGAATTAAAATTTGATGATAGCTACAAAGTCGATGACTTATTGCCCGCTATCCGTGACGGTCTTTCAGTAGACGGCAAACTCTATGCAGCACCCTTTTATGGCGAAAGCTCGATGCTGATGTATCGCGCTGATTTAGTCAAAGAAGCCGGAATGGAAATGCCCAGCAATCCCACTTGGGAGCACGTTGCTCAGGTCGCAGCTAAAATCCATAATGCTGATAAAGGGGTCTATGGCATTTGTCTCCGTGGCAAACCGGGCTGGGGTGACAATATGGCTTTCCTGAGTACATTGGTGAATACCTATGGAGGGCAGTGGTTTAATATGGAATGGCAACCACAGCTTGAAACTCAGCCTTGGAAAGATGCTATTACCTTCTATGTGGATCTACTCAACAAATACGGCCCTCCCGGCTCCTCTGCCAATAGCTTCAATGAAATCCTAGCCCTGTATAATGAAGGCAAATGCGGTATGTGGGTGGATGCTACTATTGCAGCTTCTTTCATCTCTGACCCGAAACAAAGCAAAGTGTCTGATAAAGTAGCCTTTGCTCAAGCCCCTACTGCTAAAACCCCCAAAGGAGCAAACTGGCTCTGGGCATGGTCATTAGCCATTCCAGCGTCCTCTACTAAAGCAGATGCCGCACAAAAATTTGTGCAATGGGCCACCTCTCAGGATTACATCAACTTAGTCGGTAAAGAAGTGGGCTGGGGTAATGTGCCGACTGGAACTCGCCAATCCACTTATGACAATGCTGATTTCAAAGCGGCTGCCAAATTTGCGGATGCTGAACTGGCGGCGATTAAAAGTGCTAACCCCCATGATAGTACTCTAGAAAAATCACCTTATGTTGGGGTGCAATTTGCCGCGATTCCTGAATTCCAAGCCATTGGTATTGCCGTAGGTCAACAAATGAGTTCCGCACTGGCTGGCAAAGTGAGTGTCGATGAAGCTCTGAAAAATGGTCAAAACTCTGCTGATCGTGAAATGCGCAAAGCAGGCTATTACAAGTAA
- a CDS encoding carbohydrate ABC transporter permease: MSQANPPNKRWLPRLLLAPAVSTLLLWMLVPLIMTIYFSVIRYNLMQPEATGFVGWMNYEFFLTDPAFSDAIMNTLLLLGSVVLITVVLGLAIALLINDPFPGRGMVRLLLISPFFVMPTVNALLWKHMMMNPVYGMLAQIWQFFGLTPIDWLTDYPLLSVIIMISWQWLPFACLIFITALQSMDREQLEASRMDGANYLQQLRFLYLPHLGRSISVVIMIEVIFLLSVFAEIYTTTAGGPGTESTNLAFLIFTQALLNFDVGVASAGALLAVVLANIVAFFLIRMIGKNLD, from the coding sequence ATGTCTCAAGCTAATCCACCTAATAAACGCTGGTTACCCCGTCTATTACTCGCGCCGGCTGTGAGTACTTTACTGCTTTGGATGCTAGTCCCGTTAATCATGACTATTTACTTCTCAGTCATTCGTTACAATCTGATGCAGCCTGAAGCAACAGGCTTTGTAGGTTGGATGAATTATGAGTTTTTCCTCACCGATCCGGCTTTCAGTGACGCTATTATGAATACACTGCTACTGCTGGGTAGTGTGGTGCTGATTACCGTAGTACTCGGTTTAGCCATTGCCTTATTAATCAATGATCCCTTCCCCGGACGTGGAATGGTGCGCCTATTATTAATTTCCCCATTCTTCGTCATGCCCACCGTTAATGCATTGCTCTGGAAGCATATGATGATGAATCCGGTATATGGCATGTTAGCCCAAATCTGGCAATTTTTTGGTTTAACCCCCATTGATTGGCTCACTGATTATCCACTGTTGTCCGTCATTATTATGATTAGTTGGCAATGGTTGCCTTTTGCTTGTCTGATTTTTATTACTGCTTTGCAATCGATGGATCGAGAACAGCTAGAAGCCTCGCGTATGGATGGGGCGAACTATTTACAACAACTACGCTTTCTATATTTACCTCATTTAGGGCGCTCGATTTCAGTGGTGATTATGATTGAAGTGATTTTTTTGCTCAGTGTATTTGCTGAGATTTACACCACTACCGCCGGAGGCCCCGGTACTGAAAGTACTAATTTAGCCTTCCTGATCTTTACCCAAGCACTGCTGAATTTTGATGTAGGCGTGGCTTCGGCGGGTGCACTACTCGCGGTGGTACTCGCTAATATCGTAGCGTTTTTCCTGATTCGTATGATCGGCAAAAATCTGGACTAA